Proteins encoded together in one Deinococcus hopiensis KR-140 window:
- a CDS encoding GNAT family N-acetyltransferase — MPDLPQVRVLTPADAPAYREVRLTALRTDPLAFSTTAAEFEMRPLEEVVARLAPGPVSVTFGAFLAGKLVGLLTVAREERPALTHRANVFGVSVLPAERGQGCGDALLRAGLAQVRSWKGVTSLHLGVMETQGAALSLYGRHGFQLWGTQPDALRINGRPVAEHHLWLALTP; from the coding sequence ATGCCTGACCTTCCCCAGGTCCGCGTGCTGACCCCCGCCGATGCCCCCGCTTACCGTGAGGTCCGCCTGACCGCCCTGAGGACCGATCCCCTCGCCTTTAGCACCACTGCCGCCGAGTTCGAGATGCGGCCTCTGGAAGAGGTGGTGGCACGACTGGCCCCTGGTCCGGTCAGCGTGACCTTCGGCGCGTTCCTGGCCGGAAAACTTGTCGGTCTCCTCACCGTGGCGCGAGAGGAGCGGCCCGCGCTGACCCACCGCGCCAACGTCTTTGGGGTGTCGGTCCTGCCCGCTGAGCGGGGCCAGGGTTGTGGAGACGCCCTGCTCCGGGCCGGGCTGGCGCAGGTGCGCAGTTGGAAAGGCGTCACTTCCCTGCACCTTGGCGTCATGGAAACGCAGGGGGCCGCCCTGAGCTTGTACGGGCGCCACGGGTTTCAGCTCTGGGGCACGCAACCTGATGCACTGCGGATCAACGGCCGCCCGGTGGCCGAGCATCACCTGTGGCTGGCGCTGACGCCCTGA
- a CDS encoding AAA family ATPase — MSPRLLVFSGLPGTGKSTLARQLAGHLRAVYLRMDSVEAALLNAGLPAVSTEGYAVSYALAEDQLRPGMEVVVDCVNPLGVTRGAWADVAGRTGAHLVNLEVVCVDSAEHQRRVETRRAQPEDHSGRWSPPDWPQAQRSAQGYQAWTSPHLTVETGRGTPEENFGALLKLLGG; from the coding sequence ATGTCTCCCCGCCTGTTGGTGTTCTCGGGTCTGCCCGGAACGGGCAAAAGTACGCTGGCGCGGCAACTGGCGGGTCACCTCCGGGCGGTGTACCTGCGGATGGACAGTGTGGAGGCCGCCCTTCTCAACGCGGGACTTCCCGCCGTGAGTACCGAGGGCTACGCGGTGAGCTACGCGCTGGCCGAGGACCAGTTGCGGCCAGGGATGGAGGTGGTCGTGGACTGTGTAAACCCACTGGGAGTCACGCGGGGGGCGTGGGCAGATGTGGCTGGGCGAACCGGAGCACACCTCGTCAACCTCGAGGTGGTCTGTGTGGACTCGGCTGAGCATCAGCGGCGGGTGGAAACGCGGCGAGCCCAACCGGAAGATCATTCGGGACGGTGGTCTCCTCCCGACTGGCCACAGGCGCAGCGCAGCGCGCAGGGGTATCAGGCATGGACCTCACCTCACCTGACGGTGGAAACGGGGCGAGGCACCCCGGAGGAGAACTTTGGAGCGCTGCTAAAGCTGCTCGGAGGGTAG
- a CDS encoding carbon-nitrogen hydrolase family protein translates to MTPTPPHTVRIAAAAYPVDLHADWAAYEAKVTAWVAEAVGQGAQLLVFPEYAALELIGLLPPELHHDIVPMRPALQAFLPEFLALHARLARTHGVTLVAGSLPVLHGDEFVNRAYVFGPGGTRGHQDKLLMTRFEDEEWSVSPGAGLRVFELSGGLRFGVAICYDSEFPHLARALAEGGAELLLVPSFTGARAGYTRVKVGSMARALENQLYAVHAPLLADASWTYAVEQAVGQAGVYAPADNGLPDTGVVAQGEWNTPGWLIQDLDLTLIRQVRADGHVLNWRDRHAGQERVTPAEVVPLAGGVHA, encoded by the coding sequence ATGACCCCCACCCCGCCCCACACCGTTCGGATCGCCGCCGCTGCGTACCCGGTGGACCTTCACGCCGACTGGGCCGCCTATGAGGCCAAGGTCACGGCCTGGGTGGCGGAGGCCGTGGGGCAGGGGGCACAGCTGCTCGTGTTTCCCGAATACGCGGCGCTGGAACTCATCGGCCTGCTGCCTCCCGAACTGCACCACGACATCGTGCCCATGCGCCCCGCGCTTCAGGCGTTCCTGCCGGAGTTCCTGGCCCTGCACGCCCGGCTTGCGCGCACGCACGGCGTCACCCTCGTTGCGGGGAGTCTGCCCGTCCTCCACGGCGACGAGTTCGTCAACCGCGCCTATGTCTTTGGCCCGGGCGGGACGCGGGGTCACCAGGACAAGCTGCTGATGACCCGCTTCGAGGACGAGGAATGGTCCGTCTCACCCGGCGCGGGCCTGCGCGTGTTCGAGCTGAGCGGGGGGCTGCGCTTCGGCGTCGCCATCTGCTACGACTCGGAGTTTCCCCATCTGGCCCGCGCGCTCGCCGAGGGCGGAGCTGAGCTGCTGCTTGTGCCTTCCTTTACCGGCGCGAGGGCCGGGTACACACGCGTGAAGGTGGGCAGTATGGCCCGGGCCCTGGAAAACCAGCTATACGCCGTCCACGCGCCCCTGCTCGCCGATGCCAGTTGGACCTACGCCGTCGAGCAGGCCGTGGGCCAGGCTGGGGTCTATGCGCCCGCCGACAATGGCCTGCCCGACACGGGCGTGGTGGCCCAGGGCGAGTGGAATACCCCCGGATGGCTGATTCAGGACCTGGACCTGACGCTGATCCGCCAGGTGCGGGCGGACGGCCACGTGCTCAACTGGCGGGACCGCCACGCCGGGCAGGAGCGGGTGACGCCCGCCGAGGTGGTGCCACTGGCGGGAGGCGTCCATGCCTGA